The following nucleotide sequence is from Chloracidobacterium validum.
GCAAGCTGTGCGGACGCTACGCTCGAATCCAGACCGCCGCGGCCGATGTAGCGACGCTGATGATCTATCCGACTGCCAGCCCGGATGTCCTCCCGGTCTTTGCCTGTGAATGGGTAGTGATTGGCGCGCGCGCACATGTGCTGGTTCTGGATGTCGAGTGTCTAGGCGATGATAACGCCGCGCGTCAACGCGCGCGCGCGGCGCTTGCTCCACTCTTTGCGCGCTATGCGCCATCCCTGCCTCCGGTGGATGACCCGCCACAGTGGTTTGTGGACATTCGGGAAGACTGGGCGTTGTTGACGTCGGGCGACCTGGCCTGTTTGTCCGTCGCGCGTCAAGCTTTTCAGGACTACCTGGAGATGACGGCCCGGGCGCTCTACGAGCCGTGGCTGGCGACGGCCCGTGCCGGAGATGACCATCCAGTGGTTCGGGCGTACAAAGAACACCACGCTGCACACTCTCCAGCTCCGGCGCTGCTCAGCGCCAAAGCCGGTGAACAGTGGACACGCACCTTCCTGCACGCTTGGCATTTCGGCCCGGTGCAGCCGACAACTGCCTCACAAGGCAACGAATCATCGAACTAAGCTTGGTTTCTACCCCAGCGGGTGTGGTAGGCTTCGGCATCCCGATTTCACGGTACAGTTTCCACGGATTGCATCGTCTGTTGAGCTGCTCCAGCCGCTACGTCACCGCCTTATGACTGCGCCCGCTGCCGCGCCATTACTGGCCAGCGACCGCCACCCCGCATGGTGGCCGGCCGACTTGATCATTGCCATTCATGTCGAGCTGGCACGGCTCCTGCCGGATGACATGGCGCGGGTGCTCTACCGGCTCGGACGGCGCACCGGCGCGCGTTTTCTCCAGGCGCATCACGTGACTGCTGCGGCCGACACGGCAGTGCTCCCGGTCGCCTCCGGTGGATTGTTACGGGAATGCGACGAATGGTTTGCTGATGCTGGTTGGGGGCGGTTTGACGTCGTTCGGCTTGGATCCGTCCTGGTTGTCAACCATTATGATTCACCGGTCGCCACCGCCCTGCGTTCGCTCCGCCCAGCCAACGGCCCGGTGGATGACTTCTTTGCCGGGCTTTTTGCCGAGGTGCTGACCCAGGCGCATGGGCAGGCTCTGGAAGGCGTGGAAATCAGTTGTCTGGCGGCCCAGGCACACTATTGCCGCTTTGTAGTCGGCGAGGCGAGTATCATTCGCAAGGTCTATGCCTGGCTCACCTACCACCTGGATGCGCAAGCCATCCTCAAGCGTCTCGCTGATGAAGCCGTTCTGTAAACAAGGTTATGGCGCGTTTTACGGAAACTGATCAAGCTGCCCGGCTGTTACAGCAAATCGTGACCATGCCGGCAGCGCTGCAACCGGTCTCATACCCAGAAACGCCACCGCCGCCCACCCGGACACCCTGGGCTGAAACTGCTGAGCCGGTGGCGACGGATCCCCTTCCGCCAACGACTTTGGAAGCACACGAATCCGCGCCGGTGCCGCCGCCAAGCATGAGCACAAGCATGAGCAGTGGCGAAGCCGTCGTGCGCGAATTGGTTGTCACACGCGCCGGGCAAGTGCAGCTCACCCTCCATGTGCCACCCGGCCAACCAGCGCCTTTCAATGGAGAGACGGTTGGGCAGTTCTTTCAGCGCGTTGTCCGTCCGCTGCCACCCTCTGACCAGTCCACCACGTGAGCTTGCCATGCCGAAGACCCTGGCCGTTGTGAGTCTCAAAGGAGGCGTTGGGAAAACGACGACCTGTACGAATCTGGCTGCCTATGTCGCCGCCATGGGCGTTCCAACCTTGCTCGTGGACCTCGACGTGCAAAATGGCGTGCGCTTCGGGGTTGGGTTGGATGGCTACCGTGGCGTGACCCTGGAAGATATTCTGCTCGGCAGACACCATCCGGCCGAGGCGCTGGTCATGACCAATCGGGCTGAGCTGGCGGTCGTGCTCTCCGGGCATTTCACCAGCGACCAGTCACTCAGCGCTTACGAGCAGGCCTTTGAACAAGATGTCACGTGGCTGGCCCGCTGCCTGCCGCATATCGAACTACCGGATTTCTCCCCCCAGCTCATCCTGCTGGATACGCCGGCCGGCCTCGGCGCAATTACCACCAGCGCCCTGGTGGCCGCGGATGGCCTGATTGTACCCATCCAGTGCGAGCCGTTGAGTTTGCGGACGCTGCCCCCGATGCTCCGGCGCGTGCTTGAAATCAAGGCGCGCTACAACCCCAAGCTGAGTGTCGAGGGGATTTTGCTCACGATGTACGATGAACGCCAAGCCGCATCGGCCGATGTCGTGCGGCAGGTGCGCGAATCGTTCCCCAACGGACTGGTTTTTGACACCGTCATCCCCCGTCATGAGGAGTTGTCGGTGTCGTTTGCGGTTGGCACGCCGGCCGTGACGCTCAAAGCGCGTGCCTCCGGCGCGCAGGCTTACATTCAACTTGGACGGGAAGTCATCATGCGGCTCCCGGAAGAAGTCAGCTATCCGGTGCCCGGTTAGGGCCATTCGGTCAAGCATCGTTGAACCGATGGCTAGCCCGGAGATTGGCTTTTCATTTCCCTCACCATTGCGTCCCGGCAGTTGGGACAAATCCCATGCGTGAACTGGAAGTTGCACATCCG
It contains:
- a CDS encoding ParA family protein → MPKTLAVVSLKGGVGKTTTCTNLAAYVAAMGVPTLLVDLDVQNGVRFGVGLDGYRGVTLEDILLGRHHPAEALVMTNRAELAVVLSGHFTSDQSLSAYEQAFEQDVTWLARCLPHIELPDFSPQLILLDTPAGLGAITTSALVAADGLIVPIQCEPLSLRTLPPMLRRVLEIKARYNPKLSVEGILLTMYDERQAASADVVRQVRESFPNGLVFDTVIPRHEELSVSFAVGTPAVTLKARASGAQAYIQLGREVIMRLPEEVSYPVPG